In Janthinobacterium sp. J1-1, a single genomic region encodes these proteins:
- the argA gene encoding amino-acid N-acetyltransferase, whose protein sequence is MENPTQFVQWLRSVAPYIHAFRGKTFVVAFPGELVSAGALQVLAHDLSLLHALDINVTVVYGSRPQVAEQLALRNVEGRFHNGVRITDIAALECAKEAAGELRLDIEAAFSQGLPNTPMSNAAIRIISGNFITARPLGVIDGVDLELTGITRKVDAETIHSILGSDGLVLLSPLGFSPTGEAFNLTMEDVACSAAIALHADKLIFITETPMMADATGVEIRELSSHQAEAVLMAGFLPDATAFYLKHCVKACHNGVDRSHIVPFSMDGSALLELFTHDGVGTMISHENLESLRQATIEDVGGIIKLIEPMEADGTLVKRGRELIEREIDYFSVIEHDGVIFGCAALYPFPAEKMAEMACLIVNPEVQTQGDGERILKHMENRARAAGLTKLFVLTTRTSHWFKKRGFLPATVDDLPKDRQHMYNWQRKSQVLIKTL, encoded by the coding sequence ATGGAAAACCCTACCCAATTCGTCCAATGGCTGCGCTCCGTCGCGCCTTACATCCACGCCTTTCGCGGCAAGACCTTCGTGGTCGCCTTCCCCGGTGAACTCGTCAGCGCCGGGGCGCTGCAGGTGCTGGCCCATGATTTATCGCTGCTGCATGCGCTCGATATCAATGTGACCGTGGTCTATGGTTCGCGCCCGCAGGTGGCCGAACAGCTGGCCCTGCGTAACGTCGAAGGCCGCTTTCACAATGGCGTGCGGATTACCGACATCGCCGCGCTCGAATGCGCGAAGGAAGCGGCCGGCGAATTGCGCCTCGATATCGAGGCCGCGTTCAGCCAGGGCTTGCCGAACACGCCGATGTCGAACGCGGCGATCCGTATTATTTCAGGTAACTTCATCACGGCGCGCCCGCTGGGCGTGATCGATGGCGTGGACCTGGAACTGACCGGCATCACGCGCAAGGTCGACGCCGAAACCATCCACTCCATCCTCGGTTCCGATGGCCTGGTGCTGCTGTCGCCGCTGGGCTTTTCGCCGACCGGCGAAGCGTTCAACCTGACCATGGAAGACGTGGCCTGCAGCGCGGCGATCGCCCTGCATGCCGACAAGCTGATCTTCATTACCGAAACGCCGATGATGGCCGATGCCACCGGCGTGGAAATCCGCGAGCTGTCGTCGCACCAGGCCGAGGCCGTGCTGATGGCGGGCTTTTTGCCGGACGCCACCGCGTTCTACCTGAAACACTGCGTCAAGGCCTGCCACAACGGCGTGGACCGCTCGCACATCGTGCCGTTCTCGATGGACGGTTCGGCCCTGCTGGAATTGTTTACCCACGATGGCGTGGGCACCATGATCAGCCATGAAAACCTGGAAAGCCTGCGCCAGGCCACCATCGAGGACGTGGGCGGCATCATCAAGCTGATCGAGCCGATGGAAGCGGACGGCACCCTGGTCAAGCGGGGCCGCGAGCTGATCGAACGCGAAATCGATTATTTCTCCGTCATCGAGCACGATGGCGTGATCTTCGGCTGCGCCGCGCTGTACCCGTTCCCGGCCGAGAAGATGGCGGAAATGGCCTGCCTGATCGTCAACCCCGAAGTGCAGACCCAGGGCGATGGCGAGCGCATCTTGAAGCACATGGAAAACCGCGCGCGCGCCGCCGGGCTGACCAAGCTGTTCGTGCTGACCACGCGCACTTCGCACTGGTTCAAGAAACGGGGCTTCCTGCCGGCCACCGTGGACGATTTGCCGAAGGACCGCCAGCATATGTATAACTGGCAGCGCAAGTCGCAGGTGTTGATCAAGACGTTGTAA